The following are from one region of the Fusarium keratoplasticum isolate Fu6.1 chromosome 4, whole genome shotgun sequence genome:
- a CDS encoding PKS-ER domain-containing protein, producing MATQSGITIEGPNKPYTIVDNIPRPTPGPKQVLVKSLAVGINPVEPMQQHSGLLINEWPAIIGSDCAGIVIDVGPDCKKLERGDYVFGCAPLGQNRFTPFQETFLVVEDVFLKRSPNLSIEATCGIGVGLLTSSLCLLAGAELKLPEDGVKAPEKHEWFVVLGGTGTVGQLAVQIAHACGYKVLASCSPSKNAVAIVNGAAATFNNRATIDEQLAEIRTITGGNFARMFDATAYGYDLMVKALETCSTATTKYLTTVDDWSEFKTPSTIKEYRAELGHLCRFDEPLGVEVTRDIASWIPTLETHLAAGTLKPIEYEVVDGVGWGKVIQGIQDLENGKITKKLVVRTQSE from the exons ATGGCCACGCAGTCAGGAATCACCATCGAAGGGCCCAATAAGCCCTACACCATCGTCGATAACATTCCCCGCCCAACCCCAGGCCCGAAGCAGGTTCTGGTGAAGTCCCTTGCCGTGGGAATCAATCCTGT TGAGCCCATGCAGCAGCACTCTGGCCTTCTTATCAACGAGTGGCCGGCCATCATCGGCAGTGACTGTGCCGGCATTGTCATCGATGTCGGTCCGGactgcaagaagctggagcGAGGCGATTATGTCTTTGGGTGTGCACCTCTCGGCCAGAACAGGTTCACCCCATTCCAAGAGACTTTTCTTGTTGTGGAGGATGTCTTTCTCAAGAGAAGCCCGAACCTCTCTATCGAGGCTACCTGTGGCATAGGCGTTGGACTTTTG ACGTCGAGTCTCTGCCTTTTGGCGGGCGCAGAGCTCAAGCTACCTGAGGACGGTGTCAAGGCCCCCGAAAAGCATGAATGGTTTGTGGTTTTGGGAGGCACTGGGACCGTTGGCCAGCTTGCAGTCCAG ATTGCCCATGCTTGTGGATATAAGGTCCTGGCGTCGTGCTCCCCGTCCAAGAACGCT GTTGCTATTGTAAATGGTGCCGCGGCAACGTTCAATAACAGAGCCACAATTGACGAGCAGCTGGCAGAGATTCGTACAATCACTGGCGGCAACTTTGCCAGGATGTTTGACGCCACTGCATATGGTTACGACCTGATGGTGAAGGCGCTTGAGACCTGCTCCACGGCGACGACCAAGTATCTGACGACTGTTGATGACTG GTCCGAGTTCAAGACCCCGTCCACGATAAAGGAGTACCGAGCTGAACTTGGCCACCTTTGCCGTTTTGATGAGCCCCTTGGAGTCGAGGTGACGAGGGACATTGCCAGTTGGATTCCTACTCTGGAAACccatcttgctgctggcaCGTTGAAACCAATCGAGTATGAAGTGGTCGATGGGGTTGGTTGGGGCAAGGTCATCCAGGGCATCCAGGACCTGGAGAACGGGAAGATTACAAAGAAGCTGGTTGTCAGAACTCAGAGCGAATAA
- a CDS encoding Amidohydro-rel domain-containing protein gives MASPTDSTSNASTKARKVAIKNVRIFHGEQLTAPTTVVIDGGVIGSDTTGAQEIDGANGVLLPGLIDSHVHLKGERHLQRMADWGVTTALGMGEWWPEKLQALREREGLTDIRSACIPATTPGSLHSKLLPVPPEALVSGPGDASSFVRNRLAEGADYIKVVADLPGPDQPTLNALVSAAHEQGKLVITHAATYIPFTMALAAKPDVITHVPRDKTLDDESVSRMMTDKPISVPTLTMMGAICKPLGWSAIMRLLFQPSLLWTVIKGRRWFVGAESYEHCKESVRRLYCAGVPVLVGTDSNEEEDSPFQIRHGEALHRELELLVEAGMSTVDVLRAATSLPAKHFGLTDRGVIEPGKRADLVLLRDDPINDIRATRSIQRVWCGGIEHVRT, from the coding sequence ATGGCATCTCCAACAGATTCCACATCTAATGCTTCAACCAAGGCTCGGAAAGTAGCCATCAAGAATGTTCGAATTTTCCACGGCGAGCAACTCACCGCACCCACGACAGTCGTGATTGATGGCGGAGTCATCGGGTCAGACACTACTGGAGCACAGGAGATTGACGGTGCCAACGGCGTGCTTCTTCCGGGCCTGATTGATTCGCACGTCCACCTTAAAGGCGAACGCCATCTACAACGAATGGCTGACTGGGGTGTAACCACCGCCTTGGGGATGGGAGAGTGGTGGCCAGAGAAGCTGCAGGCACTGCGTGAACGCGAAGGCCTCACCGACATCCGAAGCGCATGTATCCCTGCGACAACACCCGGAAGTCTTCACAGCAAGCTACTCCCGGTTCCTCCGGAAGCCCTCGTTTCCGGTCCGGGAGATGCTTCGAGCTTTGTGAGGAACCGGCTCGCCGAGGGAGCAGACTACATCAAGGTCGTTGCGGACCTTCCGGGGCCGGATCAGCCGACGCTAAATGCCTTGGTCTCTGCAGCCCATGAACAAGGGAAGCTCGTGATTACCCATGCAGCGACATATATTCCCTTCACCATGGCGCTTGCAGCAAAGCCAGACGTCATCACGCATGTCCCGCGGGACAAGACGCTTGACGATGAGTCCGTGTCGCGCATGATGACTGACAAGCCCATATCTGTCCCTACTCTAACCATGATGGGAGCTATCTGTAAACCTCTAGGCTGGAGCGCCATAATGCGACTGCTGTTTCAACCCTCACTCCTGTGGACCGTCATCAAGGGCAGGAGATGGTTTGTCGGGGCTGAATCGTATGAGCATTGCAAGGAGTCAGTGAGGCGTCTATACTGCGCTGGCGTGCCCGTCTTGGTGGGGACAGATTCaaacgaggaggaagattcTCCTTTTCAGATCCGCCACGGAGAGGCTCTACACCGTGAACTGGAGCTCCTGGTTGAGGCCGGGATGTCGACGGTTGATGTCTTGCGGGCGGCAACGTCTTTACCTGCGAAGCATTTTGGGCTGACTGATCGTGGGGTAATTGAGCCTGGAAAACGAGCGGACTTGGTGCTCCTTCGCGATGACCCGATCAACGACATCCGAGCAACGCGTTCAATCCAGCGAGTCTGGTGTGGTGGGATTGAGCATGTCAGGACCTAA